A DNA window from Hydrogenophaga taeniospiralis contains the following coding sequences:
- a CDS encoding sigma-70 family RNA polymerase sigma factor — translation MLEHYYQELLNFCSRTVRNRDAAADVVQESYARVLAVQHSGQPVPEPRALLYRTARNLQIDQHRRSEVRGDALLPDAEASAAELDNLAAPRACEPEVATSSAQGVNALLATIDALPLRCREAFILHKFDGLPHSEVAQRMGISRKMVEQHVKLAMDACRRCKDTLDGAPAAAPVPPLRRRKPARE, via the coding sequence GTGCTTGAGCACTATTACCAAGAACTGCTGAACTTCTGTTCCCGTACGGTGCGCAACCGCGATGCCGCGGCCGATGTCGTGCAGGAGAGCTATGCCCGCGTTCTGGCGGTGCAGCATTCCGGCCAGCCGGTGCCCGAGCCGCGCGCGCTGCTCTACCGGACCGCGCGCAACCTGCAGATCGACCAGCACCGCCGCAGCGAAGTGCGTGGTGATGCCTTGCTCCCCGATGCCGAGGCCTCGGCCGCCGAGCTTGACAACCTCGCGGCGCCCAGGGCCTGCGAGCCCGAAGTGGCCACGTCTTCCGCCCAGGGGGTGAACGCCCTTCTGGCCACCATCGATGCCCTGCCGTTGCGTTGCCGCGAGGCCTTCATCCTGCACAAGTTCGACGGCCTGCCGCATTCGGAGGTGGCTCAGCGCATGGGCATCTCGCGCAAGATGGTCGAGCAACACGTGAAGCTGGCCATGGACGCTTGCCGGCGCTGCAAAGACACCCTTGACGGGGCGCCTGCCGCGGCGCCGGTTCCGCCATTGAGGCGCAGAAAACCTGCCCGCGAATGA
- a CDS encoding formyltetrahydrofolate deformylase, producing MQATPNESSRYVLTLAVASARGQVAAMVALLERHGAYIEEFAVFDDALVSRFYVRIVFRLEGQKVFGIGVLREDYAQLMDGFDGAEGAIHDLSRPTRVLIMVSKADHCLRDLLAQWRRKELNMDIVAVVSNHADLGPLAVAEGIPFHHLPITADTKPQQEAQLLQCIAQHEAELVVLARYMQVLSEDMCEKLAGRVINIHHSFLPGFKGARPYEQAHARGVKLIGATAHFATSDLDEGPIIEQALERVDHAYSPEQLLSTGRNVECLALGRALRYVLEHRVFINGLRTVVLR from the coding sequence ATGCAAGCCACGCCCAATGAATCGTCCCGCTACGTGCTGACCCTGGCGGTGGCCAGCGCGCGGGGCCAGGTGGCGGCCATGGTGGCCCTGCTGGAGCGGCACGGTGCCTACATCGAAGAATTCGCGGTGTTTGACGACGCGTTGGTGTCGCGTTTCTATGTGCGCATCGTGTTCCGGCTGGAGGGCCAGAAGGTTTTCGGGATCGGCGTGCTTCGCGAGGACTATGCCCAACTGATGGATGGCTTTGACGGCGCGGAAGGCGCCATCCATGACCTCAGCCGCCCGACACGGGTGCTGATCATGGTGTCCAAGGCCGACCACTGCCTGCGCGACCTGCTGGCGCAGTGGCGCCGCAAGGAACTGAACATGGACATCGTGGCGGTGGTGTCCAACCACGCCGACCTGGGGCCGTTGGCCGTGGCCGAAGGCATTCCGTTCCATCACCTGCCCATCACGGCCGACACCAAGCCGCAGCAGGAGGCGCAGTTGCTCCAGTGCATCGCGCAACACGAGGCCGAGCTGGTGGTGCTGGCGCGCTACATGCAGGTGCTGTCGGAAGACATGTGCGAGAAGCTGGCCGGCCGCGTCATCAACATCCACCATTCCTTCCTGCCCGGCTTCAAGGGCGCGCGCCCATACGAACAGGCGCACGCGCGCGGCGTCAAGCTGATCGGTGCCACGGCCCACTTCGCCACCAGCGACCTGGACGAGGGCCCCATCATCGAACAGGCCCTGGAACGGGTGGACCACGCCTACAGCCCCGAGCAGTTGCTCAGCACCGGGCGCAACGTCGAGTGCCTGGCCCTGGGACGCGCCTTGCGCTACGTGCTGGAGCACCGGGTGTTCATCAACGGCTTGCGCACGGTGGTGCTGCGCTGA
- a CDS encoding dihydroneopterin aldolase — MNTRWTVRIERLETRLPVGIYAEERDQQPIWISLTASGLAPAAPDALDGCLDYEPLWRWLTQVWPNTPHTPLLETRVNQVIGFVFGLDPRIDEVWVGLYKQRVSLGALAVGMERASTRTEFETLHLQAAETSALLQSLTQGLETYASHAQ, encoded by the coding sequence ATGAACACGCGTTGGACGGTCCGGATCGAACGGCTGGAGACCCGCCTGCCGGTGGGGATCTATGCCGAAGAACGGGACCAGCAGCCGATCTGGATCAGCCTCACGGCCAGCGGGCTGGCGCCTGCCGCGCCGGACGCGCTGGACGGCTGCCTGGACTACGAACCCCTGTGGCGCTGGTTGACGCAGGTGTGGCCCAACACGCCTCACACCCCGCTGCTGGAGACCCGCGTCAACCAGGTGATCGGCTTCGTGTTCGGGCTCGATCCGCGCATCGACGAGGTCTGGGTCGGCCTGTACAAGCAGCGCGTGAGCCTGGGCGCGCTGGCGGTCGGCATGGAGCGCGCATCGACCCGGACCGAGTTCGAGACCCTGCACTTGCAGGCGGCCGAAACGAGTGCCCTTCTTCAATCCCTCACACAAGGCCTTGAAACCTATGCAAGCCACGCCCAATGA
- a CDS encoding sarcosine oxidase subunit gamma, with protein MLDTSQRPVAPMDRVPTTRASTGQSLLAGWRHGQSVLNLRGNPDDTAFREGVSQALGLDLPTQACTTVANDTHRLVWVGPDDWFVIGPKGQAGAIEAALREALAGQHVAVTDVSGGYTVLHLSGTPVRDVLAQGCPLDLHPRVFGPGASAGSVFFKASVWLWQADDAPVYEVLVRSSFRGYVWLMLERCTQECGLVTRRFT; from the coding sequence ATGCTTGATACCTCACAGCGCCCTGTGGCGCCCATGGACCGTGTGCCCACCACCCGTGCCTCGACCGGGCAGTCCCTGCTGGCCGGCTGGCGCCATGGACAGTCCGTGCTCAATCTTCGCGGCAACCCGGACGACACGGCCTTCCGCGAGGGCGTGTCGCAGGCCCTCGGTCTGGACCTGCCCACACAGGCCTGCACCACAGTCGCCAACGATACCCATCGCCTGGTCTGGGTCGGGCCGGACGACTGGTTCGTCATCGGGCCAAAGGGCCAGGCGGGCGCCATCGAAGCGGCGCTGCGCGAAGCCCTGGCGGGCCAGCACGTGGCGGTCACCGACGTCAGTGGCGGCTACACCGTGCTGCACCTGAGCGGCACCCCGGTGCGCGACGTGCTCGCGCAGGGCTGCCCGCTGGACCTGCACCCGCGCGTGTTCGGCCCTGGGGCCAGCGCCGGCTCGGTGTTCTTCAAGGCTTCGGTCTGGCTGTGGCAGGCTGACGACGCACCGGTCTACGAGGTGCTGGTGCGCAGCAGCTTCCGGGGCTACGTCTGGCTGATGCTGGAACGCTGCACACAGGAGTGTGGCCTGGTGACGCGCCGCTTCACATGA
- a CDS encoding sarcosine oxidase subunit alpha family protein: protein MTTRLSTGGRIDRRRSLNFSFNGRVYQGLEGDTLASALLANGVSMVARSWKYHRPRGILSAGVEEPNALVQLFDGARTVPNARMTEVSLVEGLSARSIHAKPSIEFDTGAVNGWFSRLIPAGFYYKTFMASQAAWHFFEKHIRAASGLGHSPSEADPDRYEKRFAHCDVLVVGAGIAGLTAALTAARAGARVVLCDEQSEPGGWLLSSDEAIDGMPAAQWVAQALAELATLPEVMVLPRTTAFGYQDHDLVTLVERRGDHLSAEQAPVFRERLWRVRAQQVVLATGAHERPLVFGNNDLPGIMLAGAVSTYVRRYAVLPGRNAVVFTNNDTGYDAALALKAAGASVQVVDARIHPSGTLSQRAKAAGIPILAGHVVTEARGGKRVSSVQVQAIDAQDRLAGAARGIACDLVALSGGFSPVIHLHCQAGSKAVWNDARAAFLPGPSAQSESSAGACAGALSLRDGALGGAAAGEAAVRALGLQVADAGATAVAAVEPGELRPLWLVPHARGVSRAPKQFVDLQNDVAASDIHLAVREGFESIEHVKRYTAMGFGTDQGKTGNINGMGIVAQALGKSIPQVGTTTFRPNYTPVTFGALAGLELGDAFDPIRTTAMHDWHVKQGALFEDVGQWKRPWYYPKPGEDLHAAVARETLAVRNGVGTLDGSTLGKIDIQGPDASVLLNWIYSNAWSKLEIGKCRYGLMLDENGMVFDDGVTVRLAENHYLMHTTSGGAARVLAWMERWLQTEWPHLKVYLTSATDHWSTSIVAGPKSRAVLQKICSDVDFDDAAFPFMSYREGTVAGVKARIMRISFSGERCYEVNAAAEDGLRVWEAIHAAGAEHGITPYGTETMHVLRAEKGYIIIGQDTDGSVTPMDLGMGGLVTKTKDCLGKRSLTREDTVRSNRKQLVGLLPDDPQFVLTEGAQILNQAPTGPTAPMVGHVTSSYMSPTLGRSIAMALVKGGLGRMGERVHISQVGPNGPVVHTAAIASPVFFDPKAERQNA, encoded by the coding sequence ATGACCACCCGTCTGTCCACCGGCGGTCGCATCGATCGCCGCCGCAGCCTCAACTTCAGCTTCAACGGCCGCGTCTACCAGGGCCTGGAAGGCGACACGCTGGCCTCGGCCTTGCTCGCCAACGGCGTGTCCATGGTGGCGCGCAGCTGGAAGTACCACCGCCCGCGCGGCATCCTGTCGGCCGGGGTCGAAGAGCCCAACGCGCTGGTGCAGCTGTTCGACGGCGCCCGCACCGTGCCCAACGCGCGCATGACCGAGGTGTCGCTGGTCGAGGGCCTGAGCGCCCGCTCGATCCACGCCAAGCCCAGCATCGAGTTCGACACCGGCGCGGTCAACGGCTGGTTCTCGCGCCTGATCCCGGCCGGCTTTTATTACAAGACCTTCATGGCCTCGCAGGCCGCGTGGCACTTCTTCGAGAAGCACATCCGCGCGGCCAGCGGCCTGGGCCACTCTCCCAGCGAAGCCGACCCCGACCGCTACGAGAAGCGCTTCGCGCACTGCGACGTGCTGGTGGTCGGCGCCGGCATTGCCGGCCTGACGGCTGCGCTGACCGCGGCCCGTGCCGGTGCCCGCGTGGTGCTGTGTGACGAACAGTCCGAGCCGGGCGGCTGGCTGCTCTCCAGCGACGAGGCCATCGACGGCATGCCCGCAGCACAGTGGGTGGCACAGGCGCTGGCCGAACTCGCGACCCTGCCCGAGGTGATGGTGCTGCCGCGCACCACGGCCTTTGGTTACCAGGACCACGACCTCGTGACCCTGGTCGAGCGCCGCGGCGACCACCTGAGTGCCGAGCAGGCGCCGGTGTTCCGCGAACGCCTGTGGCGCGTGAGGGCACAACAGGTGGTGCTGGCCACCGGCGCGCACGAACGCCCGCTGGTGTTCGGCAACAACGACCTGCCCGGCATCATGCTGGCCGGCGCGGTGTCCACCTATGTGCGGCGCTACGCCGTGCTGCCCGGGCGCAACGCCGTGGTCTTCACCAACAACGACACGGGCTACGACGCTGCCCTGGCCTTGAAGGCCGCGGGCGCCAGCGTGCAGGTGGTCGATGCGCGTATCCATCCCAGCGGCACCCTGAGCCAGCGCGCCAAAGCCGCCGGCATCCCCATCCTGGCCGGCCACGTGGTCACCGAAGCGCGCGGCGGCAAGCGCGTCAGCAGCGTGCAGGTGCAGGCCATCGACGCGCAGGACCGACTCGCCGGTGCCGCGCGAGGCATTGCCTGCGATCTGGTGGCCTTGTCGGGCGGCTTCAGCCCGGTCATCCACCTGCACTGCCAGGCCGGCAGCAAGGCGGTCTGGAACGACGCCCGGGCGGCCTTCCTGCCGGGCCCGTCGGCGCAGTCCGAAAGCTCCGCCGGTGCCTGCGCCGGTGCGCTGTCGCTGCGCGACGGCGCGCTGGGCGGCGCCGCGGCTGGCGAGGCGGCGGTGCGCGCGCTGGGCCTTCAGGTGGCCGACGCCGGGGCCACCGCGGTGGCGGCCGTCGAGCCGGGCGAGCTTCGCCCGCTGTGGCTGGTGCCGCATGCGCGTGGCGTGAGCCGCGCGCCCAAACAGTTCGTCGACCTGCAGAACGACGTCGCGGCCTCCGACATCCACCTCGCGGTGCGCGAGGGTTTCGAGTCGATCGAGCACGTCAAGCGCTACACGGCCATGGGCTTCGGCACCGACCAGGGCAAGACCGGCAACATCAACGGCATGGGCATCGTGGCCCAGGCGCTGGGCAAGTCCATTCCCCAGGTCGGCACCACCACCTTCCGCCCGAACTACACGCCGGTGACTTTTGGTGCGCTGGCCGGGCTGGAACTGGGCGATGCCTTCGATCCGATCCGCACCACCGCCATGCACGACTGGCACGTGAAGCAGGGCGCGTTGTTTGAAGACGTGGGGCAGTGGAAGCGCCCCTGGTACTACCCGAAGCCCGGCGAAGACCTGCACGCCGCCGTGGCCCGCGAAACCCTGGCCGTGCGCAACGGTGTGGGCACGCTGGACGGCTCCACGCTCGGCAAGATCGACATCCAGGGCCCGGACGCGAGCGTGCTGCTCAACTGGATCTACAGCAACGCGTGGTCCAAGCTCGAGATCGGCAAGTGCCGCTACGGCCTGATGCTCGACGAAAACGGCATGGTGTTCGACGACGGCGTGACCGTGCGCCTGGCCGAAAACCACTACCTGATGCACACCACCTCCGGTGGCGCGGCGCGCGTGCTGGCCTGGATGGAGCGCTGGCTGCAGACCGAGTGGCCGCACCTCAAGGTCTACCTGACCAGCGCCACCGACCACTGGTCCACTTCCATCGTGGCCGGTCCCAAGAGCCGCGCGGTGTTGCAGAAGATCTGCAGCGATGTGGACTTCGACGACGCGGCCTTTCCCTTCATGTCGTACCGCGAAGGCACGGTGGCCGGCGTCAAGGCCCGCATCATGCGCATCAGCTTCTCGGGCGAGCGCTGCTACGAGGTCAACGCCGCGGCCGAAGACGGCCTGCGCGTGTGGGAAGCCATCCACGCGGCCGGTGCCGAGCACGGCATCACGCCCTACGGCACCGAGACCATGCACGTGCTGCGCGCCGAGAAGGGCTACATCATCATCGGCCAGGACACCGACGGTTCCGTCACGCCGATGGACCTCGGCATGGGCGGCCTGGTCACCAAGACCAAGGACTGCCTGGGCAAGCGTTCGCTCACCCGCGAAGACACGGTGCGCAGCAACCGCAAGCAACTGGTCGGCTTGCTGCCGGACGACCCGCAGTTCGTGCTGACCGAGGGCGCGCAGATCCTCAACCAGGCGCCCACCGGCCCCACCGCGCCCATGGTCGGTCACGTCACCTCCAGCTACATGAGCCCGACGCTGGGGCGGTCCATCGCCATGGCCTTGGTCAAGGGTGGACTGGGACGCATGGGCGAGCGCGTCCACATCTCCCAGGTGGGCCCCAACGGCCCCGTCGTCCACACCGCCGCCATCGCCAGCCCGGTCTTCTTCGATCCCAAAGCGGAGCGCCAAAATGCTTGA
- a CDS encoding sarcosine oxidase subunit delta produces MLQINCPFCGTRAEIEFTCGGEGGIVRPLNSEAMSDAEWGDYVFMRKNPKGLQHEQWRHSSGCGRWFNALRHTVSYRFEATWKIGEPIPAQFAAEFAAESAAVVNEGAAV; encoded by the coding sequence ATGTTGCAAATCAACTGTCCCTTCTGCGGCACGCGCGCCGAGATCGAATTCACCTGCGGAGGCGAGGGCGGCATCGTTCGCCCGCTGAACTCCGAGGCCATGAGCGACGCCGAGTGGGGCGACTACGTGTTCATGCGCAAGAACCCCAAAGGGCTGCAGCACGAGCAGTGGCGCCATTCCAGCGGCTGCGGTCGCTGGTTCAACGCGCTGCGCCACACGGTGAGCTACCGGTTCGAAGCGACCTGGAAGATCGGTGAGCCCATCCCTGCTCAATTCGCTGCCGAGTTCGCGGCCGAGTCCGCGGCTGTCGTCAACGAAGGAGCCGCGGTATGA
- a CDS encoding sarcosine oxidase subunit beta family protein, whose protein sequence is MQHFSIWSLLRNSMSYHEGWQKQWRSPEPQREYDVVVVGGGGHGLATAYYLAKEHGLRNIAVIEKGYLGGGNTARNTTIVRSNYLWDESTALYEKSMQLWEGLSQDLNYNVMFSQRGVLNLGHTLQEMRDIERRVNANRLNGVDGEVVTPAQIKEMIPYINLNTRYPVLGASLQRRGGVARHDAVAWGFARAADAHGVDLIQNCEVTGIRRDGGAVVGVDTVKGFIKAKKVAIVAAGHSSVMASMADIRLPIESKPLQALVSEPLKPIFPCVLMSNAIHAYISQSDKGDLVIGAGVDQYNGYGQRGSFHTIEHTLQAIVEMFPLFSRVRMNRQWGGIVDVSPDACPIIGLTPVKGLYINCGWGTGGFKATPGSGWAMAHTVAQDRPHALNEALSLDRFSNGHLIDEHGAAGVAH, encoded by the coding sequence ATGCAACATTTTTCCATCTGGTCCCTGCTGCGCAACAGCATGTCTTACCACGAGGGCTGGCAGAAGCAGTGGCGCTCACCCGAACCCCAGCGCGAATACGACGTGGTGGTGGTGGGTGGGGGTGGCCACGGCCTGGCCACCGCCTACTACCTGGCCAAGGAACACGGCCTGCGCAACATCGCGGTGATCGAGAAGGGTTACCTGGGCGGCGGCAACACGGCGCGCAACACCACCATCGTGCGCTCCAACTACCTGTGGGACGAGTCCACGGCGCTGTATGAAAAATCCATGCAGCTGTGGGAAGGCCTGTCGCAGGACCTGAACTACAACGTCATGTTCAGCCAGCGCGGCGTGCTCAACCTCGGCCACACGCTGCAGGAGATGCGCGACATCGAGCGCCGCGTCAACGCGAACCGCTTGAACGGGGTGGACGGCGAGGTGGTCACGCCGGCGCAGATCAAGGAAATGATCCCGTACATCAACCTGAACACGCGCTATCCCGTCCTGGGCGCTTCGCTGCAGCGCCGCGGCGGCGTGGCGCGCCACGATGCGGTGGCCTGGGGCTTTGCCCGCGCGGCCGACGCACACGGCGTGGACCTGATCCAGAACTGCGAGGTCACCGGCATTCGCCGCGACGGTGGTGCCGTGGTCGGCGTGGACACAGTGAAGGGTTTCATCAAGGCCAAGAAGGTCGCCATCGTCGCGGCCGGGCATTCCAGCGTGATGGCCAGCATGGCCGACATCCGCCTGCCCATCGAGAGCAAGCCGCTGCAGGCCCTGGTGTCTGAACCGCTGAAACCCATCTTTCCCTGCGTGCTGATGAGCAACGCCATCCACGCCTACATCAGCCAGTCCGACAAGGGCGACCTGGTGATCGGCGCGGGCGTGGACCAGTACAACGGCTACGGCCAGCGCGGCAGCTTCCACACCATCGAGCACACGCTGCAGGCCATCGTGGAGATGTTCCCGCTGTTCTCGCGCGTGCGCATGAACCGCCAGTGGGGCGGCATCGTCGATGTCTCGCCCGACGCCTGCCCGATCATCGGCCTGACCCCGGTCAAGGGGCTCTACATCAACTGCGGCTGGGGCACCGGTGGCTTCAAGGCCACGCCCGGTTCGGGCTGGGCCATGGCCCACACGGTGGCGCAAGACCGACCGCACGCGCTCAACGAAGCGCTGTCGCTGGACCGCTTCTCCAACGGCCACCTGATCGACGAACACGGCGCTGCTGGCGTCGCGCATTGA
- a CDS encoding L-serine ammonia-lyase, whose amino-acid sequence MSLSTFDLFKIGIGPSSSHTVGPMRAALLFAQALRDGGLLPAVQSVRCELYGSLGATGKGHGSDKAVLLGLEGEAPDRIDPDVISPRLLALRASQTLNLLGTHRIAFNEREGLKFLRKALPFHPNGMRLFAFAADGEPLLDKTYYSIGGGFVINQDAEGQPALVPDRKVLPHPFTTGDELLQRCKDSGLNIAQVMWHNELAWRDADTVRADLLRIWAVMQACVRRGVATEGVLPGGFQVKRRAAELYRSLTAHPEAALKDPLQVMDWINLYALAVNEENAAGGRVVTAPTNGAAGIVPAVLHYYSRFVPGASEQGVIDFLLTAAAIGILYKENASISGAEVGCQGEVGVACSMAAGALAQVMGGTPEQVENAAEIGMEHHLGLTCDPIGGLVQIPCIERNAIASVKAINAARMALRGDGTHFVSLDKVIRTMRQTGADMMTKYKETSRGGLAVNIVEC is encoded by the coding sequence ATGTCCCTCAGCACCTTCGACCTGTTCAAGATCGGCATCGGGCCGAGCAGCTCGCACACGGTCGGGCCCATGCGCGCGGCGCTGCTGTTTGCGCAGGCCCTGCGCGACGGCGGCCTGCTGCCTGCCGTGCAATCGGTGCGTTGCGAGCTGTACGGCTCGCTCGGCGCCACGGGCAAAGGCCACGGCAGCGACAAGGCCGTGCTGCTGGGTCTGGAAGGCGAAGCGCCCGACCGGATCGATCCCGACGTGATCTCGCCGCGCCTGCTGGCCCTGCGCGCGTCGCAGACGCTGAACCTGCTGGGCACGCACCGCATCGCGTTCAACGAGCGCGAGGGCCTGAAGTTCCTGCGCAAGGCCTTGCCTTTCCACCCCAATGGCATGCGCCTGTTCGCCTTCGCGGCGGATGGCGAGCCCTTGCTCGACAAGACGTACTACTCCATCGGCGGCGGTTTCGTCATCAACCAGGATGCCGAAGGACAACCGGCGCTGGTGCCCGACCGCAAGGTGTTGCCCCATCCCTTCACCACCGGGGACGAGCTGCTGCAGCGCTGCAAGGACAGCGGCCTGAACATCGCTCAGGTGATGTGGCACAACGAGCTGGCCTGGCGCGATGCCGACACGGTGCGCGCCGATCTGCTGCGCATCTGGGCCGTGATGCAGGCCTGCGTGCGGCGCGGCGTGGCCACCGAGGGCGTGCTGCCCGGTGGCTTCCAGGTCAAGCGGCGCGCGGCAGAGCTGTACCGCTCGCTCACCGCCCACCCCGAGGCCGCGCTGAAAGACCCGCTGCAGGTGATGGACTGGATCAACCTGTACGCGCTGGCGGTCAACGAAGAGAACGCGGCCGGTGGCCGTGTGGTCACGGCGCCCACGAACGGCGCGGCCGGCATCGTGCCCGCGGTGCTGCACTACTACAGCCGTTTCGTGCCCGGTGCCAGCGAACAGGGCGTGATCGACTTCCTGCTCACCGCCGCCGCCATCGGCATCCTCTACAAGGAAAACGCCTCGATCTCGGGCGCCGAGGTCGGCTGCCAGGGCGAGGTCGGTGTGGCCTGCTCGATGGCCGCTGGCGCGCTGGCACAGGTCATGGGCGGCACACCCGAGCAGGTGGAGAACGCGGCCGAGATCGGCATGGAACACCACCTGGGCCTGACATGCGATCCCATCGGCGGCCTGGTGCAGATCCCGTGCATCGAGCGCAACGCGATCGCCTCGGTCAAGGCCATCAACGCCGCGCGCATGGCGCTGCGCGGTGACGGCACGCATTTCGTGAGCCTGGACAAGGTCATCCGCACCATGCGCCAAACCGGCGCCGACATGATGACGAAATACAAAGAGACCTCGCGCGGAGGCCTGGCCGTGAACATCGTTGAATGCTGA